In the genome of Cherax quadricarinatus isolate ZL_2023a chromosome 83, ASM3850222v1, whole genome shotgun sequence, one region contains:
- the LOC138855148 gene encoding uncharacterized protein produces the protein MRISVRVMEGLLVVLVSCLVTAAAQNQEQASQRFFIKNYSTTTETSLSVITSVVPYICFLTGAMPSACTGRSLRRSRKVWLNLENSASVPRLDAAVLSSDVASFGPGEMVDEDPTAKEKFFFTVYRSVTSVVTVTTTSTNISTTVSVSAMCTYAGFTGPVC, from the exons ATGAGGATCTCT gtgagagtgatggaggggctgctggtggtgctggtgtcctgCCTGGTCACGGCTGCTGCCCAAAACCAGGAACAAGCTA GTCAGAGATTCTTTATAAAGAACTATTCCACTACAACAGAGACGAGCTTGTCTGTAATTACCTCCGTTGTTCCCTATATCTGTTTCCTCA CTGGTGCTATGCCCTCTGCGTGCACAGGTCGGAGTCTTCGGCGCTCCCGAAAAGTTTGGCTCAACCTGGAGAACTCCGCCTCTGTCCCTCGGCTGGATGCCGCAGTACTCTCCTCCGACGTAGCTTCCTTCGGTCCTGGCGAAATGGTTGACGAAGACCCAACAGCCAAAGAGAAGTTCTTCTTCACGGTGTATAGGTCCGTCACGTCTGtcgtcaccgtcaccaccacctccaccaacatctccaccactgtctccgtCTCTGCTATGTGTACCTACGCCGGCTTTACTGGACCAGTCTGCTAA